In one window of Rhizobium sp. ACO-34A DNA:
- a CDS encoding UDP-glucose 6-dehydrogenase, producing the protein MRIAIIGTGYVGLVSGVCLSDFGHDVVCIDKVEEKISMLNSGKVPIFEPGLEELIQKNVAAGRLSFTTDLAGPVGDADVVFLAVGTPSRKSDGHADLAYVFAAAREIARSVKGFTVVVTKSTVPVGTGDQLERIIAEENPDADVAVVSNPEFLREGAAIEDFMAPDRVVVGMNDDRAVDIMAKVYAALDPQKHPVLFTSRRTAELTKYAANAFLALKLAYINEIADLCEQVGANVQDVSKGMGLDSRIGQKFLNAGPGYGGSCFPKDTLALVKTAQDHNSPIRLIETIVGINETRKRAMARKIERALDGDIRGKTIGILGLTFKPDTDDIRESPALAIVQALLDKGAVLQAYDPEGMPAARGMMPEISYRDGVDEVAKDADALVIITEWKHFRALDFGKLKSLMKQPVLIDLRNVYVPSQALSHGFVYDSVGRADY; encoded by the coding sequence GTGCGCATAGCGATTATTGGTACCGGTTATGTCGGCCTGGTCTCGGGCGTCTGCCTTTCTGATTTCGGCCATGATGTTGTCTGTATCGACAAGGTCGAAGAAAAAATCTCGATGCTCAATAGCGGCAAGGTGCCGATTTTCGAGCCGGGTCTTGAAGAACTCATCCAGAAGAACGTTGCTGCGGGACGCCTGAGCTTCACCACGGACCTTGCAGGTCCCGTCGGTGATGCCGATGTGGTCTTTCTTGCCGTCGGCACACCGTCGCGCAAGAGCGATGGCCACGCCGATCTGGCCTATGTCTTCGCCGCCGCGCGCGAGATCGCCCGGTCCGTGAAGGGCTTCACGGTCGTTGTCACCAAGTCGACGGTGCCGGTTGGAACGGGCGATCAGCTTGAGCGCATCATTGCCGAGGAAAATCCGGATGCTGACGTCGCCGTCGTGTCCAACCCGGAATTCCTCCGCGAAGGTGCGGCGATCGAGGACTTCATGGCCCCCGACCGCGTCGTTGTCGGTATGAACGACGATCGCGCCGTGGACATCATGGCCAAGGTCTATGCGGCTCTCGATCCCCAGAAGCACCCGGTGCTCTTCACCTCGCGGCGTACCGCGGAACTGACCAAGTATGCAGCCAACGCCTTCCTGGCGCTGAAGCTTGCCTACATCAACGAGATCGCCGATCTCTGCGAACAGGTCGGAGCAAACGTTCAGGACGTGTCCAAGGGCATGGGCCTCGACAGCCGTATCGGTCAGAAGTTCCTCAATGCCGGTCCCGGCTACGGTGGTTCGTGCTTCCCGAAGGACACGCTCGCTCTCGTCAAGACCGCGCAGGATCATAACAGCCCGATCCGTCTTATCGAGACCATTGTCGGCATCAACGAAACCCGCAAGCGCGCCATGGCTCGCAAGATCGAGCGTGCGCTCGATGGCGATATCCGCGGCAAGACCATCGGTATCCTCGGCCTGACTTTCAAGCCCGATACCGACGACATCCGCGAATCGCCCGCGCTCGCCATCGTTCAGGCGCTTCTGGACAAGGGTGCTGTTCTGCAGGCCTATGACCCGGAAGGCATGCCCGCCGCGCGCGGCATGATGCCGGAGATCAGCTATCGCGATGGCGTTGATGAGGTGGCCAAGGATGCGGACGCTCTGGTTATCATCACCGAGTGGAAGCATTTCCGCGCGCTCGACTTCGGCAAGCTGAAGTCCCTGATGAAGCAGCCGGTCCTGATCGACCTGCGCAACGTATACGTTCCGTCCCAGGCGCTGAGCCACGGCTTCGTCTACGACAGCGTCGGCCGCGCCGATTATTGA
- a CDS encoding nitronate monooxygenase, with amino-acid sequence MALPPVLSENLRLPVVASPLFIISHPDLTLAQCKAGIVGAFPALNARPEAQLDEWLAQITEELASHNAQNPDRPAAPFAVNQIVHTSNKRLEHDLMLCVKYKVPIVISSLGAVPEVNAAVHSYGGIVLHDVINNRHANSAIRKGADGLIAVATGAGGHAGTLSPFALVQEIREWFDGPLLLAGAISTGGGILAAQAMGADMAYIGSPFIATTEARASDAYKQAIVDAHASDIVYSNYFTGIHGNYLKPSIIAAGMDPDNLPEADPSKMDFDKATTGAKAWKDIWGCGQGIGAVKAIDPVAKVVDRLESEYKAARARLSL; translated from the coding sequence ATGGCGCTTCCGCCAGTTCTGTCCGAAAATCTGAGGCTGCCGGTAGTCGCCTCCCCGCTCTTCATCATATCGCATCCGGACCTGACGCTTGCGCAATGCAAGGCCGGCATCGTCGGTGCCTTTCCGGCGCTGAACGCCCGCCCGGAAGCCCAACTCGACGAATGGCTGGCACAGATCACCGAAGAACTTGCCTCCCACAATGCACAGAACCCGGATCGCCCGGCGGCACCCTTTGCGGTCAACCAGATCGTTCATACCTCCAACAAGCGGCTGGAGCACGACCTGATGCTCTGCGTGAAATACAAGGTGCCGATCGTCATCTCCTCGCTCGGCGCCGTGCCGGAAGTGAATGCGGCCGTGCATTCCTATGGCGGGATCGTGCTTCACGACGTCATCAACAATCGCCACGCCAATTCGGCCATCCGCAAGGGCGCAGACGGGCTGATCGCGGTTGCGACCGGCGCTGGCGGACATGCCGGCACGCTCTCGCCTTTCGCGCTGGTGCAGGAAATCCGCGAATGGTTCGATGGCCCATTGCTGCTGGCCGGCGCGATCTCCACCGGAGGCGGCATCCTGGCAGCCCAGGCAATGGGCGCGGACATGGCCTATATCGGCTCGCCCTTCATCGCCACGACGGAAGCCCGCGCCAGCGATGCCTACAAGCAGGCGATCGTGGACGCCCATGCCAGCGACATCGTCTATTCCAACTATTTCACCGGAATACACGGGAACTACCTGAAGCCCTCGATCATCGCCGCCGGCATGGATCCGGACAACCTGCCGGAAGCCGACCCGTCCAAGATGGACTTCGACAAGGCCACGACCGGGGCCAAGGCCTGGAAGGATATCTGGGGCTGCGGTCAGGGCATCGGCGCCGTGAAGGCCATCGATCCCGTCGCAAAGGTCGTCGACCGGCTGGAAAGCGAATACAAGGCAGCCCGCGCACGCCTTTCGCTCTGA
- a CDS encoding photosystem reaction center subunit H — protein sequence MLHQNAQSTDRDPYVKDTPTLIASDKVDGTAVYGSDGKRIGSIQRIILEKRGGRVAYAVLSFGGFLGIGDDYYPLPWEKLSYDENLDGYRVDLTKQQIEGAPRFRDDERDWYRENGRSVYDYYGVPPYWM from the coding sequence ATGTTGCATCAGAACGCACAATCCACAGATCGTGATCCTTATGTGAAGGACACGCCGACGCTGATTGCCAGCGACAAGGTGGACGGCACGGCTGTCTACGGCTCTGACGGCAAGCGCATCGGCTCCATCCAGCGAATCATTCTGGAGAAGCGCGGCGGTCGTGTCGCATACGCCGTCCTGAGCTTCGGGGGCTTTCTCGGAATCGGTGACGACTACTATCCGCTGCCGTGGGAAAAGCTCTCCTACGACGAGAATCTGGACGGATATCGCGTCGATCTGACGAAGCAGCAGATCGAGGGCGCGCCGCGTTTTCGTGACGATGAACGCGACTGGTATCGTGAAAACGGCCGCTCCGTTTACGATTATTACGGCGTGCCGCCTTACTGGATGTAA
- a CDS encoding long-chain fatty acid--CoA ligase, protein MSDLVSRHSGRAAEKIWLSSYPAMVPADIPPLEHASLGALFESSCARYADRLAFSSMGRGMTFRELEVQSRKIGAWLQAQGLQQGDRVAVMTPNILQNPVTVYGILRAGFTVVNVNPLYTPRELEHQLKDSGAKVIFVLENFARTVEQVVAHTAIKHVVVATMGDMLGIKGHIVNFVVRKVKKLVPAWSIPGHKSFNRVLSEGARLQLKPASVQGGDVAFLQYTGGTTGVSKGATLTHANLLANKTQIALWLEAVYAAKGRPDVMTFICALPLYHIFALTVNSLMGIATGSHNVLIANPRDIPAFVKELAQHKAHIFPGLNTLFNALMNNPDFKALDFSSLLLVLGGGMAVQRPVAERWFQMTGCPITEGYGLSETSPVATVNRLDSNEFSGMIGLPLPSTDIEIRDEDGNTLAIGDVGEICIRGPQVMAGYWQRPEETAKVMTPDGFFRSGDMGMMDERGFVKIVDRKKDMILVSGFNVYPNEIEEVAAMHPGVLECAAIGVPDEHSGEAVKLFVVKKDPALTEAELKAHCAANLTNYKRPRYIEFRQELPKSNVGKILRRELRDSAISK, encoded by the coding sequence ATGTCTGATCTCGTCAGCCGCCATAGCGGCCGGGCAGCGGAAAAAATCTGGCTTTCATCTTATCCCGCAATGGTGCCGGCGGACATTCCTCCTCTGGAACATGCCTCGCTTGGCGCCCTGTTCGAAAGCAGTTGCGCCAGATATGCGGACCGCCTGGCCTTTTCCAGCATGGGGCGCGGCATGACCTTCCGCGAGCTTGAAGTGCAGTCGCGCAAGATTGGCGCCTGGCTTCAGGCACAAGGACTGCAGCAGGGCGACCGCGTCGCCGTTATGACGCCCAACATCCTGCAGAACCCTGTGACCGTATATGGCATCCTTCGCGCCGGCTTCACGGTGGTCAACGTCAATCCGCTCTATACCCCGCGCGAACTGGAGCACCAGCTGAAGGACAGCGGCGCCAAGGTCATCTTCGTTCTGGAGAACTTTGCCCGCACCGTCGAGCAGGTCGTCGCCCATACCGCAATCAAGCATGTGGTCGTCGCCACCATGGGCGACATGCTCGGCATCAAGGGCCACATCGTCAATTTCGTGGTGCGCAAGGTCAAGAAGCTTGTGCCGGCATGGTCTATCCCCGGTCACAAGAGCTTCAATCGCGTGCTTTCAGAAGGCGCCCGGCTGCAGCTGAAGCCCGCCAGCGTTCAGGGCGGTGACGTCGCCTTCCTGCAATATACCGGGGGCACGACCGGCGTCTCGAAGGGCGCAACGCTCACCCACGCCAACCTGCTTGCCAACAAGACGCAGATCGCGCTGTGGCTGGAGGCGGTATACGCCGCCAAGGGCCGCCCCGATGTGATGACCTTCATCTGCGCGCTGCCGCTCTACCATATCTTCGCGCTGACGGTGAATTCGCTGATGGGTATCGCAACCGGCAGCCACAACGTGCTGATCGCCAACCCGCGCGACATTCCGGCCTTCGTCAAGGAACTGGCGCAGCACAAGGCGCATATCTTCCCGGGGCTGAATACCCTGTTCAATGCCCTGATGAACAATCCGGACTTCAAGGCGCTCGATTTTTCGTCCCTGCTTCTCGTGCTCGGCGGCGGCATGGCGGTGCAGCGGCCGGTCGCGGAGCGCTGGTTCCAGATGACCGGCTGCCCGATCACCGAGGGGTACGGCCTGTCGGAAACCTCGCCTGTCGCCACCGTCAACCGGCTCGACAGCAACGAATTCTCCGGGATGATCGGCTTGCCGCTTCCCTCGACCGACATCGAGATCCGCGACGAGGACGGCAACACGCTTGCGATCGGCGACGTCGGCGAAATCTGCATCCGTGGCCCGCAGGTCATGGCCGGCTACTGGCAGCGGCCCGAGGAAACCGCCAAGGTGATGACGCCTGACGGATTCTTCCGCTCCGGCGACATGGGCATGATGGACGAACGGGGCTTTGTGAAGATCGTCGACCGCAAGAAGGACATGATCCTGGTCTCCGGCTTCAATGTCTATCCGAACGAGATCGAAGAAGTCGCGGCCATGCATCCGGGCGTCCTGGAATGCGCGGCCATCGGCGTTCCCGACGAGCACTCCGGCGAGGCGGTCAAGCTCTTTGTGGTGAAGAAGGACCCGGCGCTTACCGAGGCCGAACTCAAGGCCCATTGCGCGGCAAACCTTACCAATTACAAGCGGCCGCGTTACATAGAATTCCGTCAGGAACTGCCGAAATCCAACGTCGGAAAGATCCTTCGGCGTGAACTTCGCGACAGCGCGATCAGCAAGTAA
- a CDS encoding polyphosphate kinase 2 translates to METGQESRAVTLIIDGQSRIFDIDDPKLPKWIDDESLASGDFPYDKKMDEKQYEDELEKVQIELVKLQFWQQKTGRRVMALLEGRDAAGKGGTIHATLAYMNPRSARVVALTKPTETERGQWYFQRYVSHFPTSGEFVMFDRSWYNRAGVEPVMGFCTKEQYEDFLKQAPRVEKLIEQDGIHFFKFWLNIGRKMQLERFHDRRHDPLKLWKLSPMDIAALNKWDDYTEKRDRMLKETHTDYAPWTIVKANDKRRARLNVIRHILLSIDYEGKDEGKIGKIDRKIIGSGPDFLSKK, encoded by the coding sequence ATGGAAACGGGACAGGAAAGCCGCGCCGTCACGCTCATCATCGATGGGCAGAGCCGCATCTTCGACATCGACGACCCCAAGCTGCCCAAGTGGATCGATGACGAGTCTCTCGCATCCGGTGATTTTCCCTATGACAAGAAGATGGACGAGAAGCAGTACGAGGACGAACTGGAGAAGGTTCAAATCGAGCTGGTAAAGCTGCAGTTCTGGCAGCAGAAGACCGGCAGGCGGGTCATGGCCCTGCTTGAGGGCCGCGACGCCGCCGGCAAGGGCGGCACGATCCATGCCACGCTCGCCTATATGAATCCCCGCTCCGCCCGGGTCGTCGCCCTGACCAAGCCGACCGAGACCGAGCGCGGCCAATGGTATTTCCAGCGCTATGTCTCGCATTTCCCGACAAGTGGGGAATTCGTAATGTTCGACCGCTCCTGGTATAACAGGGCCGGCGTCGAGCCGGTCATGGGCTTCTGCACCAAGGAACAGTACGAAGACTTCCTGAAGCAGGCTCCGCGCGTCGAGAAGCTCATCGAGCAGGATGGCATTCACTTCTTCAAGTTCTGGCTGAATATCGGCCGCAAGATGCAGCTCGAACGCTTCCACGACCGCCGGCACGATCCGCTAAAGCTCTGGAAGCTTTCCCCAATGGATATCGCCGCCCTCAACAAGTGGGACGACTACACCGAAAAGCGCGACCGCATGCTCAAGGAAACCCACACCGACTATGCGCCGTGGACCATCGTCAAGGCTAATGACAAACGCCGCGCCCGCCTCAACGTCATTCGCCACATCCTGCTGTCGATCGACTACGAGGGCAAGGATGAAGGCAAGATCGGCAAGATCGACCGCAAGATCATCGGCTCCGGCCCGGACTTCCTGTCGAAGAAATAA